A region from the Populus trichocarpa isolate Nisqually-1 chromosome 18, P.trichocarpa_v4.1, whole genome shotgun sequence genome encodes:
- the LOC7490495 gene encoding transcription factor bHLH35 produces MEPIENIGEEYQNYWETKMFLQNEELDSWAIDEAFSGYYDSSSPDGAASSAATKNIVSERNRRKKLNERLFALRAVVPNISKMDKASIIKDAIDYIQELHDQEKQIQAELSELESGKSKKNQGGFGVYYHQELPVLLRSKKKKIDYQFCDFGGSKISPIELLELRVAYMGENTLLVSLTCNKRTDTMVKLCEVFESLGLKIITANITTVSGRVLKTVFIEADEEEKDKLKIRIEAAIAALNDPPSPMSM; encoded by the exons ATGGAACCTATTGAAAATATTGGTGAAGAATACCAAAATTATTGGGAGACTAAAATGTTTCTCCAAAATGAAGAGCTTGATAG TTGGGCAATTGATGAGGCCTTTTCAGGCTACTATGACTCAAGTTCGCCGGACGGAGCAGCCTCATCGGCAGCCACTAAGAATATTGTTTCAGAAAGGAATAGGAGGAAGAAGCTCAATGAAAGACTCTTTGCACTTAGAGCCGTGGTCCCCAACATTAGTAAG ATGGACAAGGCGTCAATAATTAAGGATGCCATTGACTACATCCAAGAATTGCATGATCAAGAGAAACAAATCCAAGCTGAACTAAGTGAACTTGAATCTGGGAAATCGAAGAAAAATCAGGGTGGTTTTGGTGTATATTACCACCAAGAGTTGCCAGTCTTGTTGAgatctaagaaaaagaaaattgattatcaattttgtgattttggAGGATCCAAGATTTCTCCTATTGAGCTTCTTGAA CTAAGGGTTGCTTACATGGGAGAGAATACATTATTGGTGAGCTTGACATGCAATAAAAGAACAGACACAATGGTGAAACTTTGCGAGGTTTTTGAATCATTGGGACTCAAAATTATTACAGCAAATATCACGACTGTCTCAGGGAGAGTCTTGAAGACGGTCTTCATTGAG gcagatgaagaagagaaagataAATTGAAGATAAGAATTGAAGCAGCCATTGCAGCTCTTAATGATCCACCAAGTCCTATGAGTATGTAA